In Parasphingorhabdus halotolerans, a single window of DNA contains:
- the tsf gene encoding translation elongation factor Ts, producing the protein MAITAAAVKELRERSGAGMMDCKKALSETNGDVEAAVDLLRTKGLAAAQKKSSRTAAEGLVGVAVEGTKGVAVEVNSETDFVSKNDQFQTFVSDVTNVALSVGGNEVEALTAADYPAGGTVAEALTNSIVTIGENQAIRRMKTVAVSSGMVVPYVHNAVTPNMGKIGVLVALESSAGADVLEPLGKQIAMHIAAAFPMALTADGLDQETLERERAIATEKAAESGKPANIIEKMVDGAIAKFAKENALLSQVFVMDNKTPIAQVVEQAGKDAGVDIKLTDYVRFQLGEGIEKKEEDFAAEVAAAVGG; encoded by the coding sequence GCAGTGAAAGAACTGCGTGAGCGTTCAGGCGCTGGCATGATGGATTGCAAAAAAGCGCTGAGCGAGACCAATGGCGACGTTGAAGCAGCAGTTGATTTGCTCCGCACCAAAGGCCTTGCCGCCGCACAGAAAAAATCAAGCCGAACGGCCGCAGAGGGCCTTGTCGGCGTCGCTGTCGAAGGCACCAAAGGTGTTGCTGTCGAAGTCAACAGCGAAACTGATTTTGTCTCGAAGAACGATCAATTCCAAACCTTCGTGAGCGATGTCACCAATGTTGCTCTCTCTGTAGGCGGCAATGAAGTGGAAGCGCTGACTGCGGCTGATTATCCTGCCGGTGGAACAGTTGCAGAGGCGTTGACCAACAGCATTGTAACAATTGGTGAAAATCAGGCGATCCGCCGGATGAAGACTGTTGCCGTTTCTAGCGGTATGGTTGTTCCATATGTCCACAATGCGGTAACTCCGAATATGGGCAAGATCGGCGTTTTGGTGGCTTTGGAAAGCAGCGCAGGGGCAGACGTTCTTGAGCCTCTCGGCAAGCAGATCGCAATGCATATTGCAGCAGCGTTCCCGATGGCTTTGACCGCCGATGGTCTGGATCAGGAAACGCTGGAGCGCGAACGTGCCATCGCAACGGAGAAGGCGGCAGAATCCGGCAAGCCAGCAAATATCATCGAGAAAATGGTTGATGGCGCGATTGCAAAATTCGCCAAAGAAAATGCTCTGCTTAGCCAGGTTTTCGTCATGGACAATAAAACACCTATCGCACAAGTTGTCGAGCAGGCTGGCAAAGATGCTGGCGTAGACATCAAGTTGACAGATTATGTTCGCTTCCAGCTTGGTGAAGGCATTGAGAAAAAAGAAGAAGATTTTGCGGCAGAAGTTGCAGCGGCAGTTGGTGGCTAG